The Anguilla rostrata isolate EN2019 chromosome 2, ASM1855537v3, whole genome shotgun sequence genome contains the following window.
ACTTGCAAGCTATGTGGCGGTATCAagtctccagtgaaaatattgcccTGGCTATATCAGTCAGAATCCAAGGTGCACCGTGGGTCTGGccggttttgtgcttgtttattttaatcactggcggccatgaacacattatttAAGGATATTACATCTCTAAAAAGGACAAATGTGAAACCCTTACATACAACCACACCTTCCTGTCAGTGTACTGTTTTATCATACTGGTCCATCTTTATTCTTTAGACCAGCTCTAATTAGAATGGGCAGGATTTTTGAAAGTACGTATACAatgaagaaaagcaaaacattctCAATCATTTTCCATGGAGCTTTAATGCAACCTTACATCACAAAAATACAACCACGTAATATAGCAATTGGTATACCAAAAGCATTTAATTTACTGACATCTTCACGAAGATAGCAGTTCAATTGTTAAAATGGCCAAGATCCAAATCCTCCTCCTGCCGCACCAGAtatgtggcaggtgtgtgtctcTCCTATCACGGTTTTAACAGGTTCACATGATGTCCACCATTTCACCTCGAACAAAGTTTCTTGCATCTGTGGAGCCCCCGTAACATGGACGTGAAGGTTTTTGGTGCACCGCATGTCCAGTTTTACCACTGTCAGTCCACTGTCTGGCTCATGCTCTTTTGCCCAGGTCCTGGTGTCATGGAGTAGAACTTCAAGCGGCAGGAATGGTGGCTGTCCAGAAACCATTCGGCGGTACGTCTCAGGAGAGACACAGAACTGAACTCAATTCAAACGAACGTAGCCATCCGCCTTGTCTTTACCCTCCCAAACTGCAGCAAGTAGGTTTCGATGTCAACCTCATCCTGCTGTTAAGATGGCGTCTCTGACTCCCCCCTCCTCACGTGCTGGGCTGTCGATGCCGTTCGGTTGAGCGCTCTCTCTGCGAGGGCTGTGTTGGCGGTGGAGGTCGAGGAGGCCGTTCGGTACTGCTGCCGTGGTCCTGGGGTGAGAACCTGTCGCCGTGGCCTTTCCTGTGGTGACACGCTGGATGACTGTCTGCTTTGGCAGGTCACCTCAGCGGCAAACAGAGGCACCGCCAAGATGGAATTTTTCAGCACCCGTATCTCCTCTGCTAGGCCCTCCATCCTTCTCTGCTGGGCAGCCAGGAAGTCTTTAAGCAGGGTGACCAGCTCGGGCTGAACTGGTGACACCGGTTGTAGGGTGTGTGACTTCTGATGCGCTCCCAGCTCAGTGGTGTTCACGGTGTCCAAGGGCACCGTCTCTGACTTTACTCCGCCCTTCTGGCCAAACCAACACAGCAgttgaaccaaaaaaaacaaagccttattgttttgattttgttgcGGATTCATAGCAGGATTAATGTTTACTGGAGGTGAAATGATATTACATTTAGCTAGCTTTTGCTAACTTATGCACCAGTCTTCTCCAGAAAGTTTTCAGATAGGCTATCTGTCTTGTGGCACCGTCTTTGGCtacaatacaaattgttgtttggTTAATGCTACACCTGGTGATCATaaaatgggcctctgtgccttcttggcaATAACGCATTATTGTCTTCCTGAACACTGATGATCTGCACGACTGTTCATCGCTCTGGATCAGTGTGTGCCGAGTGCCTGTAATATTAATAGCAGTGAATTCCCTTACCTGTCTGCTGTCCTGGCCTGGTTCTGTGGAGGCCACATTGTGATTGTTGTGCTGCTGCTCATCTTCTACCGTATCAGACTCCACTCTTCTGTGCTTTCTCATGTTGccctcaccaccaccagcatCTCCAGAACCAGTGTGTGCCCTAGGGTCACCGTTAAGAATGCGTTTGAAACACTGATCTCACTGACCTAGAACTCACACGTGACACTGTACAGGTGACATCACTCCCTTTGAGAACAGGTGAAGCCCCAGTTCCCTGCCCTGCATGGAAAGTGTGATAGAAAAATGATGCTTAGCCACAGCAATAAGAAACCGTAAACggaaaattacaaatgtacctctctcacctctcccttAAAAGATGTGTTTAGCTGAACCTAAGGAtgtaagggagggggagaagattATACTTTATACGAGACACGCCTACGAAGTGTAAGCTTATAAAAGAGAAGGCTCTCTAGTGTTCAGAGAGCCTTCAtacagaaactgttttttttctctgtatgaACTCTCCTTTTTGGCCAGATTAATGTTTAGAGGATATTGTGTAAAAGTCTATTTTACTctttaaaaaggaaattttaaaaaggacattttttaaaattttgagatATTAAGTTTGATTTTATCCAAAAATTAATTAGGGCATTTTATTTCCCCCGTTTCCAAGGGAAACTCAAAAGTGGGGGATGGGGCAAAAAGGCtgtccctcccccaaaaaaattttcANNNNNNNNNNNNNNNNNNNNNNNNNNNNNNNNNNNNNNNNNNNNNNNNNNNNNNNNNNNNNNNNNNNNNNNNNNNNNNNNNNNNNNNNNNNNNNNNNAAGttaaaggaaagagaaagatggCAGACACCTCACTTTCCTGATTGTATCAGGGGTAGGGTTGCCAGAAATCTGTTTTTTCAACTAGAATGTCAAATTTTTACAGGTCCGGTTTGTGGCGTCATTGCTGGAGGAAATTTTCCGTTACTTTCTTGTGTTAACTGTTGTGTCAatgactcccccccccagttccaACGTCGCTTCCCCGATCTGACTTTGTTCACAATTTCACTTCTAATtgtaaatctggcaaccccaaTCCGGGCTGGTATGTGTTCAGCTCCCTTATTGCTTATCAATGAAGCACGGCCAGCCAGAAGCcccaaagaaataaacaaaaaactactGGGTCAACTGCAGCGTGCTTAGCTGGGGTTAAAACCTGAGGTGTAACTACTTCAATACAGCTGGAACCCTGTGAAATAAGAAAGAGCTGTTCCAGTTAATTGTGTCCGGTGTCCACCACACCAATAGGGTTTAGACAGAAAAATATGAACcgaaaaatgaattgaaaaatgacCCGTCTGAAATGTTTTACCTtctgagaaaatatattttataccaATGACTTTATAAACtttatttcagaagaaaaaacctTCATATGTTAGCTTCGGTGCAGGAATGAAAAaattgcacaataaaaaaatgtagtgtATCGAGCCATGTCTTAACTTTTCTGGTTTTATATAACCCACGTTAtgattcaaattttcatttttttacaagTTTACTTTTTTACTAAGTTTACATCATGATATATGGCATggcggtgcagtgggtagcactgtttcCACACAGCAAgagggttgtgggtttgaaCCTCGGCctgtgcctttctgtgtggagtttgcacgctctccccgtgtccgcgtgggtttcctccgggtactccggtttcctcccacagtccagagacgtgcaggtaggctaaattgcccataggtataagcgtgtgagtgaatggtgtgtgtgccccgcAATAGATTGGCTGCCTGTCCAgcgtgtattcctgcctcttgcccaatgcacgctgggatagtctccatctcctgcacgaccctgcccaggataagcgggtgtagataatggatggatggatggacttcaTATTGTGATATGAATTTTAGGCCATATCACCTACCCTCACAGCATGCAGTACCTCGTTATTCTTAACTGTCAAGCTGACAGTTTTTGAATAAAGTAGTTGATCGGTAATAGAATTTATTCCTACAGAGTCACAATCTATGAATGATCTAAGAATTCTGTCATTTAGTTTGAACCTCTTTCTATGGTCACGTTCAATCATAATGGTTCCCTCGAGGAGGAcggtcatttttgtttttttgtagtggATGTCACATTCATTGCATTTCACTTTCACTGGATCTTCGTTTACACGGTCAATCTCATGCTTCGCAGGGCAGACATAGACCATTTTTACATCTGCCGCAATCACCTCACCCACAACCCTTTCCACTCGATCATCCACCTCAGGCACCAAGCCGCGGCAATCGCGAATCTGCCCTGACCCACTCCCTGCGGTCCCAGGGCTGACCACATCGCcattctttcctctctctgtcgttCCACGGACTCTGTGTCGGTCTTCCACTATTCTCATGGCCACACCCACCTGgcaagacaaaaacaatgttatAAGCCACATTATCAGCTCCCTCGTCTCTCATCTATCAGTTTTTTCCacaaatcaaatttgtatttcaaatcaaacaatgactaCGAGGCTAAattcacaatttctgcatttGTCTTGGTAATTATTCAATTTATAAATATGGCAATATGGTAATCCTGTGAAATTTTGAAGCAGCTGATTGTCATTTGTCCCAGTGCTTATACTGACTTGGAAAGGGGGACTCGACTCATTGAATGGCCCAGCTGTAATCCAGGACaatgtcactttaaaaaaaaaaaaaaaaccacatggaACAAATGCAGAAATCGTGAATTTTGCCCCAGTCATAGTTTGATTTGAAACGCAAATTTGATTAGTACAGAAGGAACATAACCAATTATGTGTACTGTCCTTACTTCTCATTTTGTTCACTCAGAGATGATCCATGCTGTTCAAAACTGCCGAATCTCACAGACTTCTGATTCATGTTACCGTCCTCTGGCTCCACCTGTCCGTACATAAACTTTAATTtataaacactgaaatacatCCATTCCCTCAGCTACTTTCCATTACCTTAACAACATCAAAATCAATCATCAGTACATCGGCTGTCTGTCAATCAAGcaattcatgtgtgtgtacaatggTCCACATTTGAACTTGTATCTCCACAGCCATGTTTCCCATTACAAAATGTCCGACTATGAAGGCTGTGAGATGTTGGGAAGGCTGGATGGGGATTGCATTCCACTGCCACACTGGAAAACCTGTTTTGCTGAGCATGACAGATAGGCTATCTGTCTTGTGGCACCGTCTTTGGCtacaatacaaattgttgtttggTTAATGCTACACCTGGTGATCATaaaatgggcctctgtgccttcttggcaATAACGCATTATTGTCTTCCTGAACACTGATGATCTGCACGACTGTTCATCGCTCTGGATCAGTGTGTGCcaagtgcctgtaatgttaaTAGCAGTGAATTCCCTCACCTGTCTGCTGTCCTGGCCTGGTTCTGTGGAGGCCACATTGTGATTGTTGTGCTGCTGCTCATCTTCTACCGTATCAGACTCCACTCTTCTGTGCTTTCTCATGTTGCCCTCACCACCATCAGCCTCTCCAGCACCGATGAGTACATCTAAGTATTTCTATACAGTACCATTAACAGTGATGTTAATGGTAGAATCTGTTGCAAAAGTGCACTGATTGAAAACAGGTGATACTATGATTAAACGAGGAGGTTCTTCAGAGAGGCTCCACATTCTACCATTAACAGTGATGTTAATGGTAGAATCTGTTGCAAAAGTGCACTGATTGAAAACAGGTGATACAGTGATTCCTTTTCCCGTCACTATGATACTCTTCAGAGAGTCTTCAGAGAGTCTGTTGGCTGGGCCGGCAATTGATTCACCCTTCATTGTTTTGTTCCTTCCTTTGTATCAGTGGCGGTAGGTGGGTGCTCATGCATGATCACACTTTATATATACGCTCTGAAATGCTTCGCGGAAGCGGGGCGGAGCAGAGCGTATCATCTAGACTAGTAAACTGCCGCAGTACCTGCCCGATGACGCACTGGTCTAGTTTACTAGTCTAGATGATGCTCTCCGCCTGGCCATGCCCCGCGAAGCATTTCAGAGAGTCGATGATGCGCTAGACTAGCCCGCACTATAACGCACTAGACATCGAACCTGTACCTTCCCGATGTATTTGCCCAAATACCTTCAACCTTCGAACCTTCAACATCGCGGCTGGAATTGAGCATATGGATAGCGCTCTACGGCCATTTAGCTAGAATTACGTTCTACTATTCTTATACGAGAATGTTtagtaaattaaaaacacactgaaacaatgAGAACCGTTAAGTggaatttattacatttacatgacgGGCATTTAGCATACAGAGCGACTCAAAcagcatagcatttacattgaatacattaatacagttgTATATATTCTGGAGCAATGCAGGCGATGTACCTTatttaagggtacaacggcaatgtcccATC
Protein-coding sequences here:
- the LOC135248628 gene encoding uncharacterized protein LOC135248628 isoform X2; its protein translation is MEPEILGSLLDPTILKNVKSITFSPILNQCTIGRDFTATMNLTINADKGPEVGMNRGGQAVRKRSWAHTGSGDAGGGEGNMRKHRRVESDTVEDEQQHNNHNVASTEPGQDSRQKGGVKSETVPLDTVNTTELGAHQKSHTLQPVSPVQPELVTLLKDFLAAQQRRMEGLAEEIRVLKNSILAVPLFAAEVTCQSRQSSSVSPQERPRRQVLTPGPRQQYRTASSTSTANTALAERALNRTASTAQHVRRGESETPS
- the LOC135248628 gene encoding uncharacterized protein LOC135248628 isoform X1 yields the protein MEPEILGSHLDPTILKNEKSITFSPILNQCTIGRDFTATMNLTINADKGPEVGMNRGGQAVRKRSWAHTGSGDAGGGEGNMRKHRRVESDTVEDEQQHNNHNVASTEPGQDSRQKGGVKSETVPLDTVNTTELGAHQKSHTLQPVSPVQPELVTLLKDFLAAQQRRMEGLAEEIRVLKNSILAVPLFAAEVTCQSRQSSSVSPQERPRRQVLTPGPRQQYRTASSTSTANTALAERALNRTASTAQHVRRGESETPS